The Shewanella algae DNA segment TCATACCATTGCCAAGGCGCCCAAGGAAGGTGAGGCGGCAACTCACTATGCAGGCCTTCTGGTTCCCGGTTTTGTCGACACTCAGGTCAACGGTGGTGGTGGCCGCATGTTCAACCGGCAGCCCAGCGTTGAGACGCTTAAGCTGATGTTGGACGCCCATGGCCGTTTCGGCACCACCAGCATGTTGCCGACGCTTATCAGCGACGATATCAGGGTAATGCAAGCGGCACTTGCGGCGGCCATCAGCGCCAGGGAAGCCGGTCTTGACGGCATAGCCGGGATCCATTTTGAGGGGCCGCATCTGTCACTGGAGCGTAAGGGGTGCCACAGTGAAGCACGCTTAAGAGAGCTTGGCGATATTGAGTTGGCGCTCTACGCCGAGGCTGTGTCCCAACTGGGTGTTTGTGTGGTGACTCTGGCTCCCGAGAGGGTAGGGCCTGAAGATGTTCGCCGCCTGGTGGCGCTCGGTGTCAGAGTGTCGTTGGGGCATTCCAATGCCAATGCCGAAACCGTGATGACGGCGCTGGATGCCGGAGCCAGCGGCTTTACCCATCTTTATAACGGCATGTCACAGCTGGAGTCGCGTGCTCCCGGCATGGTGGGAACGGCGCTCAGTGACCCAAGGGCATTTTGCGGCATTATTCTCGACGGTCATCATCTGCACCCGGTCAGCGCCACTCTCGCCTGGCGTGCCAAGGGGAGTCGACGTTTGATGCTGGTAACAGATGCCATGTCGTCTGTGGGCTCTGAAGAGCAGGAGTTTGAATTTTTCGGCGGTAAAGTTGTGCGCCGCGGTACTGAGCTCAGGGATCTCAACGGCTCTTTGGCCGGCTCAGTATTGGAGATGACAACGGCGGTTCGCTATGCCGTCAAGGTGCTGGGGATCCCGCTGGAGCAGGCCGTTGCCATGGCCAGCAGTACTCCAGCCGCTTTTGCCGGGCTGAATGACAGAGGCATGTTGGCCGAAGGCATGCGGGCTGACTTGCTGCTGCTTGACGATGCCCTGTATCAGTCAAAGCGCTGGCAAGGCGGCAGGCTTGCAGCGGGCGCCGAAGTTCGCAGCAAAAGCGTTTGAAAAATAAGCAGCTTCAAGGGACATCTGTCCTTGGCAGCAGCTGGATAATCATTGACAGAGAATAACAATAACAAGAGGAGATGCCGACAATGGACAATAACACCCTGAATAGAGGAGGCGGTACTTTACTGCCCATGGTGCTGATTGGAATACTCTTTTTTGTATTCGGCTTCGTAACCTGGCTCAATGGTGCACTGATCCCTTTTCTGAAAATCGCCTGTGAACTCAATGAGCTGCAAGCTTATCTTGTGGCCTTTGTATTCTATATCGCTTACTTCGTGATGGCCTTGCCTATGTCCGGGCTGTTGACCCGTTTCGGTTACCGTGCCGGGCTACAGATTGGCCTTGGGGTAATGGCGAGTGGCGCACT contains these protein-coding regions:
- the nagA gene encoding N-acetylglucosamine-6-phosphate deacetylase gives rise to the protein MSRSSEVWLRIVDGRIHTIAKAPKEGEAATHYAGLLVPGFVDTQVNGGGGRMFNRQPSVETLKLMLDAHGRFGTTSMLPTLISDDIRVMQAALAAAISAREAGLDGIAGIHFEGPHLSLERKGCHSEARLRELGDIELALYAEAVSQLGVCVVTLAPERVGPEDVRRLVALGVRVSLGHSNANAETVMTALDAGASGFTHLYNGMSQLESRAPGMVGTALSDPRAFCGIILDGHHLHPVSATLAWRAKGSRRLMLVTDAMSSVGSEEQEFEFFGGKVVRRGTELRDLNGSLAGSVLEMTTAVRYAVKVLGIPLEQAVAMASSTPAAFAGLNDRGMLAEGMRADLLLLDDALYQSKRWQGGRLAAGAEVRSKSV